One segment of Bacillus alkalisoli DNA contains the following:
- a CDS encoding anti-repressor SinI family protein: MGNALLEVTENLDREWVELIGSALEMGISAEEIRDFLQSFPTNN; the protein is encoded by the coding sequence ATGGGGAATGCATTACTAGAAGTAACTGAAAATTTAGACAGAGAATGGGTAGAACTAATAGGATCAGCATTAGAAATGGGGATAAGCGCAGAAGAAATAAGAGATTTCCTGCAAAGTTTCCCTACTAACAATTAA